One genomic region from Candidatus Nitrosopumilus koreensis AR1 encodes:
- a CDS encoding phage tail protein, with amino-acid sequence MTDKTIIAGLVAFAFVAGSMMIGTMAYAANGAEKGQPFQELETQIQDLEQRLDDVEPDPRGDSFFDVFYEIYEAPDSFFDIFVDPGTGEHVVDSFFDVFTEISVHDADIDSVQTEIVALQNSERLTVSNIGSSGEDGVSQIPLPKGSLQSQIDTIETEIVSLDLRDAEQQSQIDSFFDVFTEVSVHDADISRIDTEILSMDLRGSSCGVGDVVTGIASDGTLICATNETNPQLGSSRDIGGSPGTTSVECLLGEVKLFAGTFAPRGFMGAEGQLLPIAENAALFSIFGTTYGGDGRTTFALPDLRAVEPNGAGSGPDDVSYIVCTSGIFPSRS; translated from the coding sequence ATGACAGATAAGACAATTATTGCAGGACTTGTGGCATTTGCATTTGTTGCAGGTTCTATGATGATCGGAACAATGGCATACGCTGCAAATGGTGCTGAGAAAGGGCAACCATTCCAAGAACTTGAAACACAGATACAAGATTTAGAACAACGACTAGATGATGTAGAACCAGATCCTAGAGGAGACAGTTTCTTTGATGTGTTCTATGAAATCTATGAAGCTCCAGACAGTTTCTTTGATATTTTCGTTGATCCTGGAACTGGAGAACACGTAGTAGATTCATTCTTTGATGTGTTTACAGAAATCTCAGTTCATGATGCAGACATTGACTCAGTTCAGACAGAGATAGTAGCATTACAAAATTCTGAAAGACTGACAGTTAGCAATATCGGTTCATCTGGTGAAGATGGTGTTTCTCAAATACCATTACCAAAGGGAAGTCTTCAGAGCCAAATTGATACAATAGAAACTGAAATTGTTTCTCTAGACCTTCGAGATGCTGAACAACAATCTCAGATAGACTCATTCTTTGATGTGTTTACAGAAGTTTCAGTTCATGATGCAGATATTTCAAGAATTGATACTGAGATTCTATCTATGGATCTTCGAGGAAGTTCTTGTGGCGTAGGTGATGTTGTAACTGGAATTGCATCAGATGGTACTCTAATTTGTGCAACAAATGAGACAAACCCTCAACTAGGTAGCTCACGAGATATTGGAGGAAGTCCCGGAACTACTTCTGTAGAATGTCTTCTTGGCGAAGTAAAACTATTTGCTGGAACATTTGCTCCACGTGGATTCATGGGTGCTGAAGGACAATTACTTCCAATTGCTGAGAACGCTGCATTGTTTAGCATCTTTGGAACAACATATGGCGGTGATGGTAGAACAACATTTGCATTACCAGACCTCAGAGCTGTTGAACCAAATGGTGCAGGTAGCGGTCCTGACGATGTCTCATACATTGTATGCACATCAGGCATATTCCCATCTAGAAGCTGA
- a CDS encoding potassium transporter TrkG, whose translation MSSNPERAVSYVLSKYVTEYMDKDVLILSQNTLTREAARMLRHYETDDIIVTDEDRMPVGIVTDEDILSKVSDTTVYAEATKLKDIMSTPLITINEKSTLQDALHKMRDNGIRKLPVLSKKNEVIGMIFQATIANVIRDATASEPRVLSPPVKAVLGNLGFVLQFAGVLLLVPAIVATILEDTTTATGIYLTTVLLLVTGFFLNSYGEKSSLNLQQASILVFSSLFLLSLFGTVPYLYVLPSEESSVEVFGNAFFSSAAGFTTGGISLFQEPEELSQSFTFYRSYTQLVGGMSFIYLVITAFYPESKLQSMRGFISGRTLHMKELFSTITVIFAVYIIIVAMLLYSFGQDNLLDDFSLAMSTLATGGFVPSSTIIENLGWQEQVILIGAMILGALPFTFHYAFVRKKFLAPKLGKEVLTYFAILGSATILFIGISGLEPLESAFYSVSASTTAGLQLESLAELNGIGQMILIILMFIGGCGFSTAGGLKIFRLFHLKNCRSLFSSIKRKELSTQAKKEITSTLIILALFPIISAVTGLHLAGTENVPFEDAFFEAAGVITTGGLSAGVIDFDTDPATKIVLGFLMIFGRLEIIAIIYIFVPRLS comes from the coding sequence ATGTCATCTAATCCAGAACGTGCAGTCTCATATGTTCTAAGCAAGTACGTTACAGAATACATGGACAAGGATGTTCTTATTCTAAGTCAGAACACACTCACAAGAGAAGCAGCTAGAATGCTACGACATTATGAAACAGATGACATTATTGTTACAGACGAAGACAGAATGCCAGTAGGAATTGTTACAGACGAAGACATTCTAAGCAAAGTTAGCGACACTACAGTCTATGCTGAAGCTACAAAACTAAAAGACATAATGAGCACACCACTTATCACAATTAACGAAAAATCCACATTACAAGATGCATTACACAAGATGAGAGATAACGGCATCAGGAAATTACCAGTTTTATCAAAAAAGAACGAAGTCATTGGAATGATCTTCCAAGCAACAATTGCAAATGTGATCAGAGATGCAACTGCTTCTGAACCACGTGTATTGAGTCCACCAGTAAAAGCAGTGCTCGGAAATCTTGGATTTGTTTTACAGTTTGCAGGAGTGTTGTTGCTGGTGCCGGCAATTGTTGCAACAATTTTAGAGGATACCACAACAGCTACAGGAATTTACCTTACAACCGTGTTATTGTTAGTTACAGGCTTTTTTTTGAATTCATATGGTGAAAAATCTAGTCTGAACCTCCAACAGGCATCAATACTGGTATTCTCAAGCCTGTTTTTGCTGTCGCTGTTTGGAACAGTACCGTATCTGTATGTCTTGCCCAGTGAAGAATCAAGTGTCGAAGTGTTTGGAAATGCATTTTTTTCAAGTGCTGCAGGTTTTACTACAGGAGGAATATCATTATTCCAGGAACCTGAAGAACTCTCTCAGAGCTTTACATTCTATCGTAGTTATACGCAACTTGTAGGGGGAATGAGTTTCATCTACCTGGTAATTACGGCATTTTATCCAGAATCAAAACTGCAATCCATGAGAGGTTTTATTTCAGGCAGAACACTTCACATGAAAGAGCTCTTCTCAACTATTACAGTAATCTTTGCAGTGTATATCATAATAGTTGCAATGTTGCTGTATTCCTTTGGACAAGATAATCTGCTTGATGACTTTTCGTTAGCTATGAGTACTCTTGCAACAGGAGGATTTGTACCGTCATCTACAATCATTGAGAATCTAGGTTGGCAAGAACAAGTCATCTTGATAGGTGCGATGATTCTTGGCGCATTGCCATTTACATTCCACTATGCATTTGTCAGAAAAAAATTCCTTGCACCAAAATTAGGAAAAGAGGTTCTCACTTATTTTGCAATATTAGGCAGTGCAACTATTTTGTTTATTGGAATAAGTGGGCTTGAGCCATTAGAAAGTGCGTTTTATTCTGTATCAGCTAGCACCACTGCAGGACTGCAACTAGAAAGCTTGGCAGAACTAAATGGAATTGGACAGATGATTCTGATAATTTTGATGTTTATTGGTGGTTGTGGATTTTCAACTGCAGGAGGTCTGAAGATTTTTAGATTGTTCCATCTAAAAAATTGCAGATCATTATTTAGCAGCATCAAAAGAAAAGAGCTTTCAACTCAAGCAAAAAAAGAGATTACATCAACATTAATCATTTTAGCCTTGTTTCCAATAATATCTGCAGTTACGGGACTGCATCTTGCAGGAACAGAGAACGTGCCTTTTGAAGATGCATTCTTTGAGGCAGCAGGGGTAATTACCACAGGAGGACTGTCTGCAGGAGTAATTGACTTTGATACGGATCCTGCAACAAAGATTGTCCTGGGATTTTTGATGATATTTGGAAGGCTGGAAATAATTGCAATCATATACATTTTCGTGCCCAGACTCAGCTAA
- a CDS encoding choice-of-anchor D domain-containing protein, whose product MHQLLDMDKKIVLPLLFGFFILSVGFIYPAYAIEKPDIIVSHTEIDFGDVVVGESSSESFFSIANLNGPETVTLNFSISLDDATNFTIASNSCGASLLPGESCVVGLIFTPISDGAKHSSVAILSDDHETSVILIDLFGTGISDNAVDSDGDGVPDVDDVCEGFDDTVDTDSDGIPDGCDIEVVPLSCGGGTIQQGNECVVDPALTQQVSNLEDTLEEKNQEITTLNGIIDALEQTIADLTAQLEDALQIIADLEDGMPWNNNNANENASPGPIGKKP is encoded by the coding sequence ATGCATCAATTATTAGATATGGATAAAAAAATAGTTTTGCCGTTATTGTTTGGCTTTTTCATTTTATCTGTTGGATTCATTTACCCTGCATATGCAATAGAAAAACCAGACATTATAGTATCTCATACTGAAATTGATTTTGGTGACGTAGTAGTTGGGGAATCAAGTTCTGAATCTTTTTTTTCAATTGCTAATCTTAATGGACCAGAAACCGTAACTCTTAATTTTTCTATTTCACTTGATGATGCGACTAACTTTACTATTGCCTCAAATTCCTGTGGAGCAAGTTTACTTCCAGGAGAATCCTGCGTTGTGGGCTTGATCTTTACACCAATTTCAGATGGTGCAAAGCACTCATCTGTAGCAATCCTTTCAGACGATCATGAAACCTCTGTCATACTAATTGATTTGTTTGGAACTGGAATTTCTGATAATGCAGTTGATTCGGACGGTGATGGGGTACCTGATGTTGACGATGTCTGCGAAGGATTTGATGACACTGTAGATACGGATAGTGATGGAATACCTGATGGGTGTGATATAGAAGTCGTTCCTCTAAGTTGTGGTGGTGGAACAATTCAACAAGGAAATGAGTGTGTGGTGGATCCTGCATTAACTCAACAAGTAAGTAACTTAGAAGACACTCTAGAGGAAAAAAATCAAGAAATAACTACTCTTAATGGTATTATTGATGCTCTAGAACAAACTATTGCAGATCTTACTGCTCAACTAGAAGATGCATTACAAATTATTGCTGATTTGGAAGATGGTATGCCGTGGAATAATAACAACGCCAATGAGAATGCATCGCCTGGCCCTATAGGAAAGAAACCTTAG
- a CDS encoding bifunctional nuclease family protein, whose amino-acid sequence MDINQEPEPDYDSVKIDYVGFVDPYAVEGMVVLKADDGKEFHMRAFSGEVAKHISSFGDDKGGEAAPSIYKMIEDICEENELVLVKVKIYESGEVLRANLYFTGKKDLVLRNYRASDAMALAAYYNIPILVRKNLLKESMEAET is encoded by the coding sequence ATGGATATCAATCAAGAACCAGAGCCTGACTATGACTCTGTAAAAATTGATTATGTCGGATTCGTTGATCCTTATGCCGTTGAAGGCATGGTTGTTCTAAAAGCAGATGACGGAAAAGAGTTCCATATGAGGGCCTTTTCTGGCGAGGTTGCAAAACACATCTCAAGCTTTGGCGATGATAAAGGAGGCGAAGCTGCACCTTCGATTTACAAAATGATTGAAGACATCTGTGAGGAAAACGAACTGGTTCTAGTCAAAGTCAAAATATATGAAAGCGGTGAGGTTCTCAGAGCAAATCTGTACTTTACTGGCAAAAAAGACCTTGTCTTGAGAAACTATCGTGCATCGGATGCCATGGCACTTGCTGCATATTACAACATTCCAATTCTAGTCAGAAAGAATCTGCTAAAAGAGAGCATGGAAGCTGAGACCTGA